From one Lemur catta isolate mLemCat1 chromosome 5, mLemCat1.pri, whole genome shotgun sequence genomic stretch:
- the LOC123638658 gene encoding CDKN2A-interacting protein isoform X1 yields the protein MAQEVSEYLSQNPRVAAWVEALRCEGETDKHWRHRREFLLRNAGDLAPTGGAASANTDEAAEAKSGTRNRQLQQLISFSMAWANHVFLGCRYPQKVMDKILSMAEGIKVTDAPIHTTRDELVAKVKKRGISSSNEGVEEPSKKRALEGKNNSAVEQDHAKISAKSERASAQQENSSTCMGSSTKSESSGNSTRSSGISSQNSSTSDGDPSVSSQSSSSISSQVTTAGSGKASGSEAPDKHGSASFVSSLLKSSVNSHMTQSTDSRQQSGSPKKSALEGSSVAAAQSSSEIEVPLLGSSGSSEVELPLLSSKPSSETASSGLPSKTSSEAGVSSSVSKNSSSSGTSLLTPKSSSSTNTSLLSSKSTSQVAASLLASKSSSQTSGSLVSKSTSLASVSQLASKSSSQSSTSQLLSKSTSQSSESSVKFSCCKLTNEDVKQKQPFFNRLYKTVAWKLVAVGGFSPSVNHGELLNAAIEALKATLDVFFVPLKELADLPQNKSSQESIVCELRCKSVYLGTGCGKSKENAKAVASREALKLFLKKKVVVKICKRKYRGSEIEDLVLLDEESRPVNLPPALKHPQELL from the exons ATGGCGCAGGAGGTGTCGGAGTACCTGAGCCAGAACCCGCGGGTGGCCGCCTGGGTGGAGGCTCTGCGCTGCGAGGGCGAGACTGACAAACACTGGCGCCACCGCCGGGAGTTTCTGCTCCGCAACGCCGGGGACCTGGCCCCCACTGGCGGCGCTGCCTCGGCTAACACGGATGAAGCTGCTGAGGCCAAGAGCGGGACCCGCAATCGACAACTGCAGCAGCTCATCTCCTTTTCCATGGCGTGGGCAAACCACGTCTTCCTCGGGTGCCG atACCCTCAAAAAGTTatggataaaatacttagtaTGGCTGAAGGCATCAAAGTGACAGATGCTCCAATCCATACAACAAGAGACGAACTGGTTGCCAAGGTGAAGAAAAGAGGGATATCGAGTAGCAATG aaggGGTAGAAGAGCCATCCAAAAAACGAGccttagaaggaaaaaacaattctGCAGTTGAGCAAGATCATGCAAAAATTTCTGCCAAGTCAGAACGTGCATCAGCTCAGCAGGAGAACAGCTCAACGTGTATGGGGTCATCCACCAAATCAGAGAGTAGTGGAAACTCAACTCGGAGCTCTGGCATCTCCAGTCAGAATAGCTCTACAAGTGATGGAGACCCATCCGTTTCCAGccaaagcagcagcagcatttcCTCTCAGGTAACAACAGCTGGATCTGGAAAAGCTTCTGGATCAGAAGCTCCAGACAAACATGGCTCAGCATCATTTGTTTCTTCGTTGCTAAAGTCTAGTGTGAATAGTCACATGACCCAATCCACTGATTCCAGACAACAAAGTGGATCACCCAAAAAGAGTGCTTTGGAAGGCTCTTCAGTAGCAGCTGCTCAAAGTAGCTCAGAGATTGAGGTGCCCTTGTTGGGCTCCTCAGGAAGCTCAGAAGTAGAGTTGCCATTGTTGTCTTCTAAACCTAGTTCAGAGACAGCTTCAAGTGGGTTACCTTCTAAAACTAGTTCAGAGGCAGGTGTTTCTTCATCAGTTTCTAAAAACAGTTCCTCTTCAGGCACATCCTTACTGACTCCCAAGAGCAGCTCCTCAACAAATACATCACTGTTATCTTCCAAAAGCACTTCCCAGGTAGCTGCATCACTATTAGCTTCCAAGAGCAGCTCCCAGACCAGTGGATCTCTGGTTTCCAAAAGCACTTCCTTAGCAAGTGTATCCCAGTTGGCTTCTAAGAGTAGTTCTCAGAGTAGCACCTCACAGTTGCTTTCTAAAAGTACTTCACAGTCAAGTGAGAGTTCTGTCAAATTCTCTTGTTGCAAGTTAACCAATGAAGATGTGAAACAGAAACAACCTTTCTTCAATAGACTGTATAAAACGGTGGCATGGAAGTTGGTAGCTGTTGGTGGCTTTAGTCCCAGTGTGAATCATGGAGAGCTGCTAAACGCAGCCATCGAGGCTCTGAAAGCAACACTGGATGTGTTTTTTGTCCCACTAAAAGAACTGGCAGATCTGCCTCAAAATAAGAGCTCTCAAGAAAGTATTGTTTGTGAATTGAGGTGCAAATCTGTGTATTTGGGCACTGGGTgtggaaaaagcaaagaaaatgcaaaagcagTTGCATCAAGAGAAGCATTAAAGTTATTTCTCAAGAAAAAGGTGGTggtaaaaatatgtaaaaggaaATACAGAGGCAGTGAAATAGAAGATCTAGTTCTCCTTGATGAAGAATCAAGGCCTGTAAACTTACCACCAGCATTAAAACATCCTCAAGAGTTACTGTAA
- the LOC123638658 gene encoding CDKN2A-interacting protein isoform X2, translating into MAQEVSEYLSQNPRVAAWVEALRCEGETDKHWRHRREFLLRNAGDLAPTGGAASANTDEAAEAKSGTRNRQLQQLISFSMAWANHVFLGCRYPQKVMDKILSMAEGIKVTDAPIHTTRDELVAKKG; encoded by the exons ATGGCGCAGGAGGTGTCGGAGTACCTGAGCCAGAACCCGCGGGTGGCCGCCTGGGTGGAGGCTCTGCGCTGCGAGGGCGAGACTGACAAACACTGGCGCCACCGCCGGGAGTTTCTGCTCCGCAACGCCGGGGACCTGGCCCCCACTGGCGGCGCTGCCTCGGCTAACACGGATGAAGCTGCTGAGGCCAAGAGCGGGACCCGCAATCGACAACTGCAGCAGCTCATCTCCTTTTCCATGGCGTGGGCAAACCACGTCTTCCTCGGGTGCCG atACCCTCAAAAAGTTatggataaaatacttagtaTGGCTGAAGGCATCAAAGTGACAGATGCTCCAATCCATACAACAAGAGACGAACTGGTTGCCAAG aaggGGTAG